The stretch of DNA TCTCAACTTTTGTTTAGTTAAGTATTCCTGATTTGCCTTCAGTCCTTTTCTTGTTTTCATAGTAATCAGTGAGCAAGTTAACCTCAGAGCAGACTGATCCTGTTACTGAACCAGTACTGGCATACAGATGAGGCAGGTAGAGGAAATGAGCATTGACTAAATAGCAAAACACAAAGTATTTTATGCAACAGGTAGCCTGCAGAACAGATGTGAAGATAGATCCTACAAAACGTCATTTTCATTAGAATCCATCATTATAATGTAGGTATAGTATGTTGTACTCACTCTGCTGAAGTGGATGATGTGAACACATCAGATGGTATCAGCTTCTGGATGACGTCATCTGGGCTCAGGAGGTCAGTCTGATCCATCTCTGGTGtctgtatgtacttctgcaggtcaaacccatcCAGATACTCTGTTGAAGTCTTGAACGTAAACTTCTCAGTCTTCCACTgtcctggtaagagcatctctaTAGTCAGAGTTCCTGAGCTCCTGTCAAtgtgctccactacagcatgTTGATTCAACTCATTCAGACAGTAGAACAAGTTGAcacttctgtctgtctccctatgACCTCTGATCTCCTGTTTTACTAACTGGACTGTCTGATCTGAGCTTTGTGATCGGCTGTTAGTCTGTGGCAGTAGTTCTCTTAAAAGACTCTGATTGGAATCCAGTGAGAGGCCAAGAAGAAaacggaggaaaaggtccaggtgtccattctTACTCTGTAAGGCCAGATCCACTGCTGTCTTGAGTAAGTCATGAAGTGTTGCCGccctgagcagagcagagagctgagaggTTTGATCAggcatttttctctctctgctgatgAAGCAGAGGAACACATACAAAGCTGCAAGGAACTCCTGAATGCTCAAGTGCACAAAGCTGAACACTTTTCCCTGGTGAAGCCCAGcctcctctctgaagatctgagtacacactcctgagtacacagatgcttctgtgacatcaatgccacactgccttaggtcttcctcatagaagatcagatttccCATCTCCAGCTGTTGGAAAGCCAGTTTCCCCAGTTTGGAAATCATCTTCTCATCTCGCGTGTCTGACTCTGTGTACTTGTTATTTTTAATTCTGTCTTGAATAatcaggaagtgtgtgtacatctgagtGAGAGTCCTTGGCATCTCTACACTCCCTGATCCATCTGATGTTCTCTCTACTACTGTAGCTAAAATCCAGCTGAAGAccggaatgtggcacatgatgtagagaCTTCTGCATGACTTCAGGTGAGCGATGATTCTGCTGGCCAGACTCTCATCACTGAGcttcttcctgaagtactcttccttCTGTGGGTCGTTAAATCCTCTTATTTCTGTCACCTGGTTCACACACCTTGGAgggatctgattggctgctgctggtcgggtggtgatccagaggagagcaAACGGAAGCATATTGCCCTGGATGAGGTTTGTCAGCAGCACATCCACTGGGACTGACTTTGTCACATCAGAGCACTCTGGGTTGGAGTGAAAATCTAGAGGAAgtcgacactcatccagaccatcaaagatgaacatgaCCCTGTTCTCTAAACTGGTGACGAATCTTGGATCCTTCACATCTGAGAAAAAGTGCCTAATGAGATCTACTAGACTGATGATTTTCTCCTTCATCAGATTCAGCTcacggaaaggaagaggaaaaatgAAGTCAACATCCTGATTGGACGTACCTTCAGCCCAGTctagaatgaacttctgcacagagacggtttttccaatgccagccactccctttgtcAGCACTATTCCAATAGGTTTGACTTGCTTAGACATCTGTTTGGCTTGTTTAGATGAGGGCTTGACTTGTTTAGACAACTGACTGACCTTTTCAGATATGTGTTTGATGATGTCACTGCATTTGATTAGCCTGTCTTGTAATGCTTCTCTCCAGGatgccctctctatctgtctgacctcatgttcaTTATTGACATATCCTCCCCACCCTGCCGTGATGTAGAGGTCTTCATCTTCTCCCTCTAGATCATCAGAATCCCCATCTTCGTCTTCTTCTCTCCAGGatgccctctctatctgtctgacctcgtGTTCTTCATTGACCCCACATTCtcccccctctgtgatgtagaggtcAGTGTAGATCTTCCTGAGCAGTGTGGAGCTTCCCTGATGTGGGAGTCCTTCCATCAGACACTTGGACCTCTCCAGCAGGTGTGATTTGTGGGCCTGTTGCATCTCCATACCTAATACACCAGGAGGGAAACTGTGTATGACAAACAACAAAGAAAACAACATTTAGATGACACTTTTAGTAGTCTTCTAGTAGTAGTCTTATACTGTATCTTTATGTTTACAGATTTGTGCAATTTGTTTAATGATCTGTCcaatgtgcagatgtgtgtgatgTTTTGCATGTTTCAGTGGTCTTATTAGTCAGGGTCATTtatccaaaaagttgacacctgaaggcaaatcatgttaattttcggcatacaactgatttaggggtattcaagggtgctgaatccaaatctgccgtatgccggacgcaaaaatgtaccgaaatgcctcaaacgggcaaaatccaatatggccgccgccactgtgttaaaatcctgcaatcacttttcttttggactaaataagatatgaatttgaaaatagcacttatttttatgttttcagacatggggaaagccattatgtcatcagatttaagctcagattggaagaaaatgcttatgtcattggctggcagccattttaaaagcagagagccccatattgtcagcgatttttaacatttttactaatctttcaagattcacagaaaaaaatgctctttgtctctgtgaacacaaatactacagaaggctacactgaactgtctactttcacctgaaaaaaagaagtttgtgtctacctttttccattctttagttatgggcagtagaacatgggatgacaccacaaaaaaacactgatttttgaccccaaaatactgcacttctctctgtccatatttttgctttaaggacatattgtctttgatagtgttcatgtttgatgtgcaacattttcagggggtttgaagggtgcttaatgccaatatgatgtataaataaatgtatattcccatagtacatcaaaatgaaggaatctaatatggccgccgtcaccagtctacagtgtacgtttctttgacaaggtaaactcttaagtacattatgtagcattaggttttcatacagggagaattaatttccatacacagatttaagatagatatcaaaggaaattatttcagtgtagtctgaagtcatgattgccacaggaacatagggtgacaccacaaaaaacaatattttttgaccccaaaatactgcacttgtcctaacccacatttttgctttaaggacaaagtgtctttgatagtgttcatgtttgatatgcagcattttcaggggttttgaatggtgcttaattcaaatattcaaatatgctgtgtattaggctcaaaacctctttaataggcctacctcaaaatgaattaatcgaatatggacgctgTTTCGTCAACTATCGGAAAACCAAAACCTCCAAACCATTCAAGCATCCAAAATTCAAAACATCGCCTTCCAAAACATCATTCACATTCAAAACCATCCAAACAACCAGTATTCAGCCGGACCTACAGGGGGCAGACCATCAGCAGGCAGCACTCCAACTGACTTCCTGTGAGATCAGACCCACTTCCTGTAAGACGGCCATCTTTGAAGGCAGTTCAACCCATGCTGCTGAAGACAATGGATCAAAAGTTTGTTGAAAGCAAAGctgaagaaacaaacaaaacttaCTAGAAAAGAAAACTAAAGAATCCCTCGGTTAACCGGTCAGACGCAACTGGTAGGAGAATTGACTTTCTTTACTTGCCTGTTTGAATGTGGAGAAAGATGAACTTTTATCCATCGTGTGAAATGTTTGGTCTCGGTTGGCAACTTACTTAATTTAATAGTTAAAGACTTACATTCAAAGTTAAATGTTGTACCTTCTTAGTTTGTACTGTGGAATAGCCATGCATGTTAAGTTTGAAGAGCTAAAACTAATTTTATGAAATACATTGATTATTTGCTCAAAGCATTGCAATTGTTTGGAAAGGCAAACTAGAAGATTCATGTCACTGCAAATGCTAAGGTCAATGCTAAGGTGCTCTGCAAAGCCAACAGTTGCATTTACTTAGTCATTATATTGTAAATACTTAACTTTGTTTTCAAACTTTAATGCAGTGATTTTATGTTTGTTTGACAATAACACAATGTCTCTGTTATTCTTATGTTTAAGGTTTTCAACCTAACTACTGACTGCCCGATAGAACCCCTTCAATAACAAAAGAAActtaataaaagacaaaaaggggAACCATCGTGTCCGAGTTGTTCCTTGCAATACCGGGCTCTTTTCAAGTTTGAGCATAACTGAGGgaaaccaaacaaaacacaccAGAACTTGACAGTTGAAAACCAGCGTGGCAAGACGCGAAGGATAAACGGCCTCCAGTGAAACCTTGCCAACGCAAAGAGCAACTTCAAGAATGGCGGAAGAAGCCACCGGAAAGTCCATTAAACAGCTGAAGATGGAGAAGACTTCAGCAGAGACAGCCTTCAGAGAGCAGGCAAACTACCTCTCAAGAGAAATTGTACACCTGACGAAGTCAGAGATTCAAACACAATACAGggaactctgctctctctccaggGAAGTCAACAACGCTTATGACGAGTACCAGCTTGGCCTGCAAGCGGAGGTTGACGGAGAGGAAGGTGAGGAGACGCTGGACCCCAAGGAGCAAGCGGACCTCTTAAAGACCATGGAGGACTGCATGGACAGACTGGAAGAAGCCAGACACAACGTGCAGTCCAGTCTCTGGTCAAGGTACGCTGAGGGGGAGCTGACCTTCACCATAGAGGAGGCAGAGTCATCCTGTGAAGAAGCTTGTGTAATACCTGTGTCCCTCGTCAACCAAGATGAATACGAGCACCAGGTTGAAACTGTGAAGCAACTTGTCGTAGCTACAATGACTGTATTCAAAGAGTGGGAGGAGTGGATTCCCAGAGAGGAAAAAGCTGAATTGGATGGCAGAATAAAAGGCTTACGAAGGCTGAAGAACAAACTTGTGGCAAAAAAGGGTGAGTTCCTGACCTTGGAGGGAACTGCAGAAGAAGAGAGGCGAGAAACAACTCTTCAGGCCCAGTCAGTACTGCAGCCGATCCAGCAGCCGATCGTCAGAATAAAGCCCACCAGCCTGCCCAGTTTCCATAGATCAAGGAAAGAACACGAGGAAGACTCTTGTGTTGATGTTGTGCTTACCTCGCACAAAGACCTGGAGAAACTGGACAAGAAtaccagaggaggagaagaaatccCGAAGCTCTGGATCCAGTCAGGTCAAAGTGGGAGGGACTTGCATGCGCcagcgccagcagcagcagcatcaaacaAAGTGCTTCCTCTCCCAAatcaaaagagagaagaggatgaaaaaGCCCTGGGAGTCAGCTACAGTGTCGAAAATGACAAACTGCACCCAAGGATCTCAGCCAACTcaaagaggagggaaaagatgAGAGCGGGTCAAAGTCTCCTggaagaggtgagagagaaaaCTCTCAAACCCAAACCACTGACCAGAAAGCAGCTCCTGAGCCAAATGGCTACCTTGTCTGACCCAATAGGACTTAGCACTCCTGTCAAACAGAAAGGTGCCATTCTAGTCAGGACAAAGCTCTTGTCAGCAGCACTGACCAGAGCACAGCTCAAGGCAGTCAGACACAAAGCGCCATCTAATGGTGCAAGCAGCCCAGTGAAGTTCACAGGCAAAAGAAACTACAATGCTCCCCAAGACGCCATAGATCGAAATGAGCCAAAGACTCAATTCCGAAGATCACCAACTGGTCCCGCAGTGAAAAAACTGTCTAATACCAGAAAATTCAACAGCCTCACGAAGGTGACCAAAGTCATTGCCTGGGCGTGGAGAGCTGCAAAGACATGGAAAGGATTACTGGCAAAAACCCCAGCCAGAAGtgggccaaagtgggaggggctTCTGCCAGAATGGATGAAGTCCAAACTGGCTGCATCAGTCCAACACACCACTGCCCACAGTCTGGATGTGGACAAAGATGCAGAAACTGACATCAGACCCGTCCCCATCCTGAAATCTgaccaaaggggaaaaaaaaacaacaaaaaaaacaatgaccatCACCAACTCTTGTGACTTCTCTGGGTTCCAGAACCGAGAAGTCAAGTGGGAGGTGTTTCGTCAACTATCGGAAAACCAAAACCTCCAAACCATTCAAGCATCCAAAATTCAAAACATCGCCTTCCAAAACATCATTCACATTCAAAACCATCCAAACAACCAGTATTCAGCCGGACCTACAGGGGGCAGACCATCAGCAGGCAGCACTCCAACTGACTTCCTGTGAGATCAGACCCACTTCCTGTAAGACGGCCATCTTTGAAGGCAGTTCAACCCATGCTGCTGAAGACAATGGATCAAAAGTTTGTTGAAAGCAAAGctgaagaaacaaacaaaacttaCTAGAAAAGAAAACTAAAGAATCCCTCGGTTAACCGGTCAGACGCAACTGGTAGGAGAATTGACTTTCTTTACTTGCCTGTTTGAATGTGGAGAAAGATGAACTTTTATCCATCGTGTGAAATGTTTGGTCTCGGTTGGCAACTTACTTAATTTAATAGTTAAAGACTTACATTCAAAGTTAAATGTTGTACCTTCTTAGTTTGTACTGTGGAATAGCCATGCATGTTAAGTTTGAAGAGCTAAAACTAATTTTATGAAATACATTGATTATTTGCTCAAAGCATTGCAATTGTTTGGAAAGGCAAACTAGAAGATTCATGTCACTGCAAATGCTAAGGTCAATGCTAAGGTGCTCTGCAAAGCCAACAGTTGCATTTACTTAGTCATTATATTGTAAATACTTAACTTTGTTTTCAAACTTTAATGCAGTGATTTTATGTTTGTTTGACAATAACACAATGTCTCTGTTATTCTTATGTTTAAGGTTTTCAACCTAACTACTGACTGCCCGATAGAACCCCTTCAACAACAAAAGAAActtaataaaagacaaaaaggggAACCATCGTGTTCGAGTTGTTCCTTGCACGACTGGGCTCTTTGCAAGTTCGAGCAAAACTGAGGGAAAATCAAACTAAAACACACCAGAACTTGAcagacgccatcaccagacaaggtggactcttaattacattgtagctataggttgtcatacatggagaattcatctccatactcagattaaagattagaatcaaaggacatgatttcataggttgaattcatgtttacaagtgacagttgactttcatgtcaataagctgttcttttgaatgaaaatgttttctctacttccacttttattttaatgcgtattataacatgatgcaatatgtcc from Engraulis encrasicolus isolate BLACKSEA-1 unplaced genomic scaffold, IST_EnEncr_1.0 scaffold_38_np1212, whole genome shotgun sequence encodes:
- the LOC134443898 gene encoding NACHT, LRR and PYD domains-containing protein 3-like; the protein is MEMQQAHKSHLLERSKCLMEGLPHQGSSTLLRKIYTDLYITEGGECGVNEEHEVRQIERASWREEDEDGDSDDLEGEDEDLYITAGWGGYVNNEHEVRQIERASWREALQDRLIKCSDIIKHISEKVSQLSKQVKPSSKQAKQMSKQVKPIGIVLTKGVAGIGKTVSVQKFILDWAEGTSNQDVDFIFPLPFRELNLMKEKIISLVDLIRHFFSDVKDPRFVTSLENRVMFIFDGLDECRLPLDFHSNPECSDVTKSVPVDVLLTNLIQGNMLPFALLWITTRPAAANQIPPRCVNQVTEIRGFNDPQKEEYFRKKLSDESLASRIIAHLKSCRSLYIMCHIPVFSWILATVVERTSDGSGSVEMPRTLTQMAATLHDLLKTAVDLALQSKNGHLDLFLRFLLGLSLDSNQSLLRELLPQTNSRSQSSDQTVQLVKQEIRGHRETDRSVNLFYCLNELNQHAVVEHIDRSSGTLTIEMLLPGQWKTEKFTFKTSTEYLDGFDLQKYIQTPEMDQTDLLSPDDVIQKLIPSDVFTSSTSAE